The region CAGCGAGCCCCCTGCCCTGACTACATCTCCATCTGGGAGCAGAGGCCGGACCCCCACGCCTGTGAGCAGCCGGGGCTTGGCTGGGAGCAGGGAGCACGAGAACGCTTGGTCCCCTGGGGTCAGCCCCGACTGTGCCAGGTGCCACTGACCATAGTTGGCCCAGGCCCGGTGGCCGTCAACTGGGGAAGCAATTCTCTGGACTCTGACTAGCCTTTGGTCTAGGGActgagggatggagggaaagaggGTGATGCAGACCGAGCCTGGTCTTCTCCCACACGGTACAGAAGGGGACAGAAGAGACAGCCGTCCCCACATCCACTAATTTACAGAAATGACTCCGTTACCTAGAATGAGGAGCAATCAGTCTTGGTAATAAATCAACCAGGTCCTTGGAGAGGAGCAGGAAGGCTTGCTTTACCTATCCTTGGGTTCACAGTGAAGAGGGGGCCTTGCCCTCCTCCCGAAGGACGGGGAGCAACACGCCCACCCTCATTATCATCCTCTCTCCCTAACAGGATGTGCGGCAGGttcctgaggcagctgctggCTGAAGAGAGCCGGCATGCCACCGCTGTGGGGCGCCTCTTGCTTCCCGTGCTCCTGGGATGCCGCCTCGTGCTGCTGGCTGCCAGTGGGACCGGGATCTACGGCAATGAGCAGAGCGAATTCCTGTGCCACACTCAGCAGGCGGGCTGCAAGGTCGCCTGCTATGATGCCTCCCAACCCTTCTCCCCACTGCGCTTCTGGACCTTCCAGGTCATCTTGGTGGCTGTGCCCAGCGCCCTCTACATGGGTTTTACTCTGTATCATCTGATCTGGCATTGGGAAGAATCAGGAAAGGCGAAGGAGGAGACGCTGATCCACCaaggggagaagagcagagatgCCTCCAGGGCAGGAAGCCCCAGGCTGCTCTGGGCCTATGCGGCACAGCTGGGGGTGCGGCTGGTCCTGGAGGGGGCAGCCTTGGGGGTGCAGTACCATCTGTATGGGTTCAACGTGCCCAGCTCCTTTGCCTGCCGTCGGGAGCCTTGCCTGGGTAGTACAACCTGCTACCTGCCCCGCCCCTTTGAGAAGACCATCTTCCTTAGGACCATGTTTGGGGTCAGCGGGCTCTGTCTCTTGTTTATTCTTCTGGAACTTGTGCTCCTGGGCCTGGGGGGATGGTGGAGGAGCTGGAAGCACCAGTCTCCTCCTTCTAACTACTCCCCAACTTCAGAGAGCACCAAAAAACACAAGGAACCGACTGATAGCCTCTGGCCAGTGGAAGCCAAAGAGCCATT is a window of Meles meles chromosome 21, mMelMel3.1 paternal haplotype, whole genome shotgun sequence DNA encoding:
- the LOC123933461 gene encoding gap junction gamma-3 protein-like isoform X1, which translates into the protein MCGRFLRQLLAEESRHATAVGRLLLPVLLGCRLVLLAASGTGIYGNEQSEFLCHTQQAGCKVACYDASQPFSPLRFWTFQVILVAVPSALYMGFTLYHLIWHWEESGKAKEETLIHQGEKSRDASRAGSPRLLWAYAAQLGVRLVLEGAALGVQYHLYGFNVPSSFACRREPCLGSTTCYLPRPFEKTIFLRTMFGVSGLCLLFILLELVLLGLGGWWRSWKHQSPPSNYSPTSESTKKHKEPTDSLWPVEAKEPFREAGEKALMSLLLSASEVSVLMISHGRSLCLWEATLPRFKTENQVLGRCLLTRFQPIRPTPPPSV
- the LOC123933461 gene encoding gap junction gamma-3 protein-like isoform X2, whose product is MCGRFLRQLLAEESRHATAVGRLLLPVLLGCRLVLLAASGTGIYGNEQSEFLCHTQQAGCKVACYDASQPFSPLRFWTFQVILVAVPSALYMGFTLYHLIWHWEESGKAKEETLIHQGEKSRDASRAGSPRLLWAYAAQLGVRLVLEGAALGVQYHLYGFNVPSSFACRREPCLGSTTCYLPRPFEKTIFLRTMFGVSGLCLLFILLELVLLGLGGWWRSWKHQSPPSNYSPTSESTKKHKEPTDSLWPVEAKEPFREAEL